CCAAAAACGGGGACATCCCTTCAGCTTTTCCTCTGATTACATTATTAAAATGTACTTCTCCTTTAGAATGAATATTTTCGCTCATAAATTTGTAATTAATTTTTTCGATTAATGAAGGATTATCTCCTAAGTACCTAATTTCATATTCATAGCTTGCTACATCGCTATTACTTTGAACTGTACATGAGACACGCCAATTCTCACTCTCTCCTGTATATGAAGTGACTTTGTTTGAACAAGCGGATGCTGTCAATAGAAGAAGAAAAAGCAAAAAAAACGATACTCTTTTCATATAAATCCCCCTTTATTATGAATTTCAAGAAGATTATAGTCACCCTTTTTTGCAGTAGCTCTCATCTTTTCAAATGTTAATCCTGTTATGGCAACACAGGACGAACCAGACTTTGACACAAGCAAATATACTATTGTAAAAAAGACTGTCGCATTTGTATGACAATCTGCCAAAGTGAACTATAACACTCCGTTCAAGCCACCGAATAACTGCCCTAGAACATTAAAATATATTATGATGAAAGACAATAATATAGATATTGGTAGTATAATCAAAAATTTAAGTCTACTTGTAGGAATAATAAATAATAGAACAATGGCCATGATTAGATATATTACCATAAGTATTGGGATCAAATAGTAATGAGTATGCTCGGGCAAGTAAGCGTCGCGCAATTGATACCCTTCGGACAGTAGAGCTGTGATTGGAAGGGATACAACTAAACTAGATACCCTTCCATTGCCACGTGCATACCACATCACATAAGCACACATTGGAGATACTACTGCACACATCCCCCAAAAAACAATTTCTCTCCTTGGAAAGAAATGTAGGAAAAACACGGTGTATAGGTAATAAACGGTTAGCAGCGACACAAAAAAGAAGAATACCTTAACTGCTGCTAGTTTAGGAGAATAACTAAAAACTGATATGAGTGTTGCAACAAAAATCCAAATACCTAGACGTCCACCAATCGCGTCAAATATGGGGTTAATCCCCTGAGCATCCACAAGCTTTGCTGCTAAACCTAAAATCAATCCGATCGTTATCGCACATACAATTGAAAAAACTTTTTGTTTAGTAGTTGATTGGTTTTCGACTCTAATTTGACTTAACTCATTATGTATTCCCACTTCAATCCTCCAACTTCCATAATTCCTATATTCTAACACAGTCGATCCAGCCTGTTCGATCTGTTCCTCAGAATAATTTTATTGATATTCCACTAAAACGGTTCTATGCACAATCCTCGCCCACACAACCAATATATAAAACAAACCCCGGTACACGTCTGCATTCAGCAGCGTACAGCCGAGGTTCACCATTACCATTTCAAATGTTACACTACCTATCTCAACTTAACTCATCTCGTAAAATCATGCTGCCCAATGGTCAGCAACGTCGGCCTGCTCTTACTCCACACCGAAGTGGCAATCTTCGGATTGTAATAATACAGTGCTCCATTCGTTGGATCAACGCCATTTAATGCTTTGCGTGCTGCCTTATAAGAGGTCGCCGTCGGTTTGGTATTGAACTGTCCATCGTCAATAGCCGTGAACTGCCCTTTCTGGAAAATGACCTTCGAGATCGATGATGGGAATAAATCCGAATGCACTCGATTCATGACAACTGCTCCTACAGCGACTTGTCCTTCAAAAGATTCTCCGCGCGCTTCACCGTGGATCAGCTTCGCCAACTGGCGTAACGTCTCGCCTTCGGCTTTGGCCTTTTTGTTCAGTCTGTTCAGTGTCGCCGGACCTGCAACGCCGTCTGCACTCAGCCCCTGTGCCTGTTGGAACTTGCGGACAGCGCCTTTGGTAATCGTACCGTAATATC
This Paenibacillus xylanexedens DNA region includes the following protein-coding sequences:
- a CDS encoding cell wall hydrolase, whose amino-acid sequence is MAGKRAGRVSMLLGACALTLGLTVATPSAGAQKLEQGVRSEHVLQLQEQLSDLGYFDAGLTGYYGTITKGAVRKFQQAQGLSADGVAGPATLNRLNKKAKAEGETLRQLAKLIHGEARGESFEGQVAVGAVVMNRVHSDLFPSSISKVIFQKGQFTAIDDGQFNTKPTATSYKAARKALNGVDPTNGALYYYNPKIATSVWSKSRPTLLTIGQHDFTR